The following are encoded together in the Myxococcus virescens genome:
- a CDS encoding RNA polymerase sigma factor: MLPGNDRSVLEAFRRGETSVLTQVYRAYSPEVLRYLSRKFAVGTDGGTRSAALSALDLDAAHQETFVRAFRPNMRQAYDGVRPYLGFLLTVARSTAIDLMRASGRVSREAVPMDDAPELTHLPTEGRTPEEEALSTEVRDLVRAFLDTLTDEGRALAQLRFVEGLSQESAAQQLQLTRGEVRVRERRMRTHFTEHLKNSGWLDASAEPGRMELGVLLASLALCAIGSMPS, translated from the coding sequence GTGCTGCCTGGAAACGACCGGTCCGTCTTGGAGGCTTTCCGCCGGGGGGAGACGTCCGTCCTCACGCAGGTGTACCGGGCCTATTCGCCGGAGGTGCTCCGCTACCTCTCGCGAAAGTTCGCGGTGGGCACGGATGGGGGCACGCGGAGCGCCGCGTTGTCCGCGCTGGATTTGGACGCCGCCCATCAAGAGACGTTCGTCCGGGCCTTCCGGCCCAACATGCGGCAGGCCTATGACGGGGTTCGCCCCTACCTGGGCTTCCTCCTCACAGTGGCGCGCTCGACGGCCATCGACCTGATGCGCGCGTCGGGACGCGTGTCCCGCGAGGCCGTCCCCATGGACGACGCGCCCGAGCTGACCCACCTGCCCACCGAGGGCCGGACGCCAGAAGAAGAAGCCCTCAGCACCGAAGTGCGCGACCTGGTCCGCGCCTTCCTCGACACACTCACGGACGAAGGCCGCGCCCTGGCACAGCTCCGTTTCGTCGAAGGTCTTTCGCAGGAATCCGCCGCCCAGCAACTCCAGCTCACCCGAGGCGAAGTCCGGGTGCGCGAGCGGCGGATGCGGACGCACTTCACCGAGCATTTGAAGAATTCGGGCTGGCTGGACGCATCGGCCGAGCCCGGGCGGATGGAGCTGGGAGTCCTCCTGGCCTCGCTCGCCCTGTGCGCAATAGGGAGCATGCCCTCATGA
- a CDS encoding DUF7151 family protein has protein sequence MRWTWMAVVLLAAGCDDISLRELVTQHEARTRVDPEPAGDRCPLGGRAFLAGLDLNDNGVLDDSEVTSIEYVCTTPTPGVLVHMQDVPPGEQCPLGGHVSRAGQDVNGNDALEDGEVTREVYGCTEPVSPRVIHRSQHQPPSAAVPPWLCSWGRTWVEAGLDANGNGLLDDDEVRAVVSVCVEPARLKVVYVPELAGAACPQGGTGIRLGVDSNGDDVLWGPEVHKTAFVCEALHTLHGDYTVRTPADLAALQRISRIQGSLLINDASITELSLPGLAVVDRSLRLWNNQLLTQVDLPVLRFVGDDLDVTANPALDRLQAGGTDEQRLFVGRGVVVSHNDRLRNLNGLVSVSPRESLLVEGNDVLAFHPKEDSVLVNVDNLMGSLTVTDNNALQALPFSNLVHVGGNVRVSGNPELRFLEGLSPWSIGGGLVISENKALQALYSLAPLRHLSELSVKGNPALTTLEGLSGLSTLASLRVSDNASLVRLGLSSLHQVGQVFDVTDNLELPSCLATSLAADVYTGDAGQLHISGNNDTATCGE, from the coding sequence ATGCGATGGACCTGGATGGCGGTGGTACTGCTGGCGGCGGGCTGTGACGACATCAGCCTGCGCGAGCTCGTCACGCAACACGAGGCACGCACGCGGGTGGACCCCGAGCCAGCCGGAGACCGCTGCCCGCTCGGCGGCAGGGCCTTTCTCGCGGGCCTGGACCTGAACGACAACGGCGTGCTCGACGACAGCGAAGTCACGAGCATCGAGTACGTCTGCACCACGCCCACGCCCGGGGTACTGGTGCACATGCAAGACGTGCCCCCCGGCGAACAGTGCCCGCTCGGAGGACATGTGTCGCGGGCGGGCCAGGACGTGAATGGCAACGATGCCCTGGAGGACGGCGAAGTCACCCGGGAGGTGTACGGCTGCACCGAGCCAGTCTCCCCGCGTGTGATTCACCGAAGCCAGCATCAGCCTCCGTCGGCGGCGGTCCCTCCGTGGCTCTGTAGCTGGGGCCGCACCTGGGTGGAGGCCGGCCTTGATGCGAACGGCAATGGCCTCCTCGACGACGACGAGGTCCGCGCCGTGGTCAGCGTCTGCGTGGAGCCGGCCCGGCTCAAGGTCGTCTACGTGCCCGAGCTCGCCGGAGCGGCCTGCCCCCAGGGTGGCACGGGCATCCGGCTGGGCGTGGATTCGAACGGCGATGACGTGCTCTGGGGGCCAGAGGTCCACAAGACCGCCTTCGTCTGCGAGGCCCTGCACACGCTCCACGGCGACTACACCGTGCGGACCCCCGCGGACCTCGCCGCGCTCCAGCGCATCTCCCGCATCCAGGGCTCGCTCCTCATCAACGACGCGTCCATCACCGAGCTGAGCCTGCCGGGGCTCGCGGTGGTGGACCGCAGCTTGCGCCTCTGGAACAACCAACTCCTGACCCAGGTGGACCTGCCCGTCCTGCGCTTCGTGGGTGACGACCTCGACGTGACAGCCAACCCCGCGCTGGACAGGCTGCAAGCGGGCGGCACCGACGAACAACGGCTGTTCGTGGGCCGAGGCGTCGTCGTGAGCCACAACGACCGGCTGCGCAACCTGAACGGGCTCGTGAGCGTGTCGCCTCGGGAGAGCCTGCTGGTGGAGGGCAATGATGTCCTGGCGTTCCACCCCAAAGAGGACTCCGTGCTCGTCAACGTCGACAACCTCATGGGCTCGCTCACCGTCACCGACAACAACGCGTTGCAAGCGCTTCCCTTCTCGAACCTCGTCCATGTCGGCGGCAACGTCCGCGTCTCGGGGAACCCGGAGCTGCGCTTCCTGGAAGGCCTCTCCCCGTGGAGCATCGGAGGCGGGCTCGTCATCAGCGAAAACAAGGCCCTGCAGGCGCTCTACAGCCTCGCGCCGCTCCGTCACCTGTCCGAGCTGAGCGTGAAGGGAAACCCCGCCTTGACGACCCTGGAGGGCCTGAGCGGCCTGAGTACCCTCGCTTCGCTTCGCGTGTCGGACAACGCGAGCCTCGTCCGGCTCGGCCTGAGCAGCCTGCACCAGGTCGGTCAGGTCTTTGACGTCACGGACAATCTCGAACTTCCGTCATGCCTCGCGACGTCGCTCGCGGCGGACGTGTACACGGGCGACGCCGGGCAACTCCACATCAGCGGCAATAACGACACCGCCACCTGCGGCGAGTGA
- a CDS encoding DUF7151 family protein: MLALVLATGCDGIDLHRLIGQHEARTRVADESSGPNCEHGGKAVRSGLDQDDDGVLDDDEVTGTEYICATLSPGVLVRTRQLPPGEPCALGGQLTLAGADLDGNGLLSDDEVTREVHGCMEPAPVLARVRPLLTHPFVCRHDNALVEAGVDLNGNGVLDDNELRAAARFCADPAVTLLRQRPEPTGPNCTTGGTQVEAGVDTNLNRVLDDTEVLAAAFVCQLSAAHDGMYAVENAADLEALKSLSIIRGELSIEDTDVTTVVLPGLVSVEGPLSIHDNPALTRVELSGLRYVGGTLSIRGSNLLNEVRVGPQTMEALPAVRVDSLTLYTLPALSSLSGVAAVAPHFDLTVWNTGVLSSPDTFPHVQVLAGTLTVHGNPALEKLPVSRLTEVGGSVTVSGNPMLQSLEGLGRLTRVGGGLDVSNNNALTHLTGLEHLAVVKDRINVMNNARLLDLRFDALSETGALTVMGNAALEQVGPMPSLLRVNQDVTLAENPRLLRAADLPKLQSMGGALFVNLNPLLTDLSGFQQVTWMRGLYVTGNDALEHLSTLGSLHTVVGTLKVMGNPAMTALSLDALARVSDAFVVTDNPRLPSCWATMLADDVYTGPPEERSIGNNDSVTPCPP; encoded by the coding sequence ATGTTGGCGCTGGTCCTGGCCACCGGGTGTGACGGCATCGACCTGCACCGGCTCATCGGTCAGCACGAGGCGCGCACCCGCGTGGCTGACGAGTCCTCCGGCCCGAACTGCGAGCACGGCGGGAAGGCCGTGCGCTCGGGGCTGGACCAGGATGATGACGGCGTGCTCGACGACGACGAGGTGACGGGCACCGAATACATCTGCGCCACGCTCTCGCCAGGCGTGCTGGTGCGCACGCGGCAGCTCCCTCCCGGCGAGCCATGTGCGCTGGGCGGGCAGCTCACCCTGGCGGGGGCGGACCTGGATGGCAACGGCCTCCTTTCGGATGACGAGGTGACGCGCGAGGTCCACGGCTGCATGGAGCCGGCGCCTGTCCTCGCCCGCGTGCGCCCGCTGCTGACCCACCCCTTCGTCTGCCGGCACGACAACGCGCTCGTGGAGGCCGGCGTGGACCTCAATGGGAACGGCGTGCTCGATGACAACGAGCTCCGGGCAGCCGCCCGCTTCTGCGCGGACCCCGCGGTGACACTGCTGCGCCAGCGGCCAGAGCCGACGGGCCCTAACTGCACCACGGGAGGCACCCAGGTGGAGGCAGGCGTGGACACCAACCTGAACAGGGTGCTCGACGACACCGAGGTTCTCGCGGCTGCCTTCGTGTGCCAGCTGTCGGCGGCCCATGACGGGATGTACGCGGTGGAGAACGCGGCCGACCTGGAAGCGTTGAAGTCCCTCTCCATCATTCGCGGTGAGCTCTCCATCGAGGACACGGATGTCACGACGGTGGTGCTGCCCGGCCTCGTGTCGGTGGAAGGTCCGCTGTCCATCCACGACAACCCGGCGCTGACGCGGGTGGAGCTGTCTGGGCTTCGCTACGTGGGAGGAACGTTGAGCATCCGTGGCAGCAACCTGCTCAACGAGGTGCGCGTCGGACCGCAGACGATGGAGGCGCTTCCAGCCGTTCGCGTCGACAGCCTGACGCTCTACACGCTCCCCGCCTTGTCCTCCCTGAGCGGCGTGGCCGCCGTGGCGCCCCACTTCGACCTCACCGTGTGGAACACCGGCGTGCTGTCGAGCCCCGACACGTTCCCCCACGTCCAGGTGCTGGCGGGCACGCTCACCGTCCACGGCAACCCCGCGCTGGAGAAGCTGCCGGTGTCCCGTCTGACAGAGGTGGGAGGGAGCGTCACGGTTTCGGGCAACCCGATGCTTCAATCCCTGGAAGGGCTGGGACGTTTGACGAGAGTCGGCGGTGGGCTCGACGTCTCCAACAACAACGCCCTCACGCACCTCACCGGGCTGGAACACCTGGCGGTGGTGAAGGACCGCATCAACGTGATGAACAACGCCCGGCTCCTGGACCTCCGCTTCGATGCCCTCTCCGAAACAGGCGCGCTCACCGTGATGGGCAACGCAGCGCTGGAGCAGGTGGGCCCGATGCCGTCGCTGCTCCGGGTGAATCAGGACGTCACCCTGGCGGAGAACCCACGGCTGCTGCGCGCGGCGGACCTGCCAAAGCTCCAGAGCATGGGCGGCGCGTTGTTCGTCAACCTCAACCCGCTGCTGACGGACCTGTCTGGCTTCCAGCAAGTGACGTGGATGCGCGGCCTGTATGTCACGGGCAATGACGCGCTGGAGCACCTGAGCACCCTGGGCTCGCTCCATACCGTGGTGGGCACCCTGAAGGTGATGGGGAATCCAGCGATGACGGCGCTGAGCCTGGATGCACTCGCGCGCGTGAGCGATGCGTTCGTCGTCACGGACAACCCCCGGCTCCCTTCGTGCTGGGCCACGATGCTCGCGGACGACGTCTACACCGGGCCGCCGGAGGAGCGCTCCATCGGGAACAACGACAGCGTCACGCCTTGCCCTCCCTAG
- the grpE gene encoding nucleotide exchange factor GrpE, whose amino-acid sequence MRAVAGSNDKSRIQTDIGQDVIDAAVRSVERHMDDEDEVTVIEVEASGPSTEVEAEASASPADTTSPPSDAEAPPSEDVAALRQEVESLKAQLEFSQAKGRETMERLREAHERAKEAQERTVRHAADLENYRKRAQKEKEEVQRFGSEKLLKDLLPVMDNLDRAIDAAAKSPDLDSFEKGVAMTRKSFEDALGRHGVKGFSAKGQVFDPRVHEAIQQVETADVPAGHVAYEVVRGFYLNERLVRPAMVVVARAPAEPVAAAEPQAVAEPATATTDTEAPAAPAQSENSSGGSQ is encoded by the coding sequence GTGCGCGCCGTGGCCGGCTCGAACGACAAGAGCAGAATCCAGACAGACATCGGGCAGGACGTCATCGACGCGGCGGTTCGCAGCGTCGAGCGTCACATGGACGATGAGGACGAGGTGACCGTCATCGAGGTGGAGGCTTCAGGCCCGTCCACCGAGGTGGAGGCCGAAGCGTCCGCGTCCCCCGCCGACACCACTTCTCCGCCGTCTGACGCCGAGGCGCCCCCGTCCGAGGACGTGGCGGCGCTCCGCCAGGAGGTGGAGTCCCTCAAGGCCCAGCTCGAGTTCAGCCAAGCCAAGGGGCGCGAGACGATGGAGCGCCTGCGCGAGGCCCACGAGCGTGCGAAGGAGGCGCAGGAGCGCACCGTGCGCCACGCCGCGGACCTGGAGAACTACCGCAAGCGCGCGCAGAAGGAGAAGGAGGAGGTCCAGCGCTTCGGCTCGGAGAAGCTGCTCAAGGACCTGCTCCCGGTGATGGATAACCTGGACCGCGCGATCGACGCCGCGGCCAAGTCGCCGGACCTGGACAGCTTCGAGAAGGGCGTGGCCATGACGCGCAAGTCCTTCGAGGACGCGCTGGGCCGCCACGGGGTGAAGGGCTTCAGCGCCAAGGGGCAGGTGTTCGACCCGCGCGTGCACGAGGCCATCCAGCAGGTGGAGACGGCGGACGTCCCCGCCGGCCACGTCGCCTACGAAGTCGTGCGCGGCTTCTACCTGAATGAGCGGCTGGTGCGTCCGGCCATGGTCGTCGTCGCGCGTGCACCCGCCGAGCCTGTAGCCGCCGCAGAGCCGCAGGCCGTCGCCGAGCCCGCTACCGCCACGACCGACACCGAGGCGCCCGCCGCGCCCGCGCAGTCCGAGAACTCTTCCGGGGGGAGTCAGTAA
- a CDS encoding protein phosphatase 1 regulatory subunit 42 encodes MTMLVLVTGCDGIELERLVRQHPPLTRLEPEPAGTNCVHGGHFVRTGLDLNDNGVLDDGEVTVTQYACVTAIPGVLMRVQDEPPGENCTEGGRVYRAGQDANGNDELEDSEVSRQVYGCASSAAVVTRVRPREPLLFPCGENGAVVEAGQDQDGNGVLDDSEVRTTSNLCVLPSEVRLRQSPAPAGAACPTPSTQVDVGTDADADGLFEDEEVMSSMFVCQPLHTLDGNYRVRNAVDLVALEGISRVRGALYFDAGAATEAVLPDLMMVEGALEIVDTSLERVEMPSLRLVGGPLTVARNPALTTLTLGSGSRAPLWVWGDFSLISNPWLPTLAGVSAVLPGNNIVLRDNDALEGGYFTFTSALLGSITLEDNAKLSTLPFRHLEWLGGSLNIIGNSSLSTLTGTVLQKVVGDLVVTDNENLTALSGMPALTSIGGGLRVRDNANLRSVEGMNELTQVGTLEFDRNPALEAAGEFPKLARVTSGMRFNANAVLKDLWGLQKVQNSGFLFIGNNPQLSRLMGFDRLLSLQVLTVENNASLTDLSDLALLQSVEELFVLSNENLLRLDLNALESVTRLFTVTENPRLPTCLAVSLAARVNTGGAPEIRGNDSSSPCD; translated from the coding sequence ATGACGATGCTCGTGCTCGTCACGGGGTGTGACGGCATCGAGTTGGAGCGGCTCGTCCGGCAGCACCCGCCGCTCACCCGGCTGGAGCCCGAGCCCGCGGGTACCAACTGCGTCCACGGTGGCCATTTCGTCCGCACGGGCCTGGACCTGAACGACAACGGCGTGCTCGACGACGGCGAAGTGACCGTCACCCAATACGCGTGTGTCACCGCCATCCCCGGCGTGCTGATGCGCGTGCAGGACGAGCCCCCCGGTGAGAACTGCACCGAGGGCGGCAGGGTGTACCGCGCGGGCCAGGACGCGAATGGCAACGACGAGTTGGAAGACAGCGAGGTCAGCCGCCAGGTGTACGGCTGCGCCAGCTCGGCGGCCGTGGTCACCCGCGTACGGCCACGGGAGCCGCTCCTCTTCCCCTGCGGGGAGAACGGCGCCGTGGTGGAGGCGGGACAGGACCAGGATGGCAACGGCGTGCTGGACGACTCCGAGGTCCGGACGACGTCCAACCTCTGCGTGCTCCCCTCCGAGGTCCGGCTGCGTCAGTCACCGGCTCCGGCCGGCGCCGCGTGTCCCACGCCCAGCACCCAGGTGGACGTGGGCACCGACGCGGACGCGGACGGCCTGTTCGAAGACGAAGAGGTGATGTCATCCATGTTCGTGTGCCAGCCCCTGCACACGCTGGACGGCAACTACCGCGTGCGCAACGCGGTGGACCTCGTGGCGCTGGAGGGCATCTCCCGCGTCCGGGGCGCCCTCTACTTCGACGCCGGGGCCGCCACGGAGGCCGTCCTCCCCGACTTGATGATGGTCGAAGGCGCGCTGGAAATCGTCGACACGTCGCTTGAACGCGTGGAGATGCCCTCGCTGCGCCTCGTCGGTGGCCCGCTCACCGTCGCCCGAAACCCCGCGTTGACCACGCTGACCCTGGGCAGCGGCAGCCGCGCTCCGCTCTGGGTCTGGGGCGATTTCAGCCTGATATCCAATCCCTGGCTCCCCACGCTCGCGGGAGTGAGCGCGGTCCTTCCTGGCAACAACATCGTCCTGAGAGACAATGATGCCCTCGAAGGGGGCTACTTCACCTTCACCTCCGCGCTCCTCGGCAGCATCACCCTGGAAGACAACGCAAAGCTCTCCACCCTTCCCTTCCGGCACCTCGAGTGGCTGGGCGGCTCCCTGAACATCATCGGCAACTCCTCCTTGAGCACCCTGACCGGAACGGTGCTGCAGAAGGTCGTGGGAGACCTGGTTGTAACGGACAATGAAAACCTGACTGCGTTGTCGGGCATGCCAGCGCTGACGTCCATTGGCGGTGGCCTCCGCGTGCGGGACAACGCCAATCTGCGCTCGGTGGAAGGCATGAATGAACTCACCCAGGTGGGGACGCTCGAATTCGATCGCAACCCCGCGCTGGAAGCCGCGGGAGAGTTCCCCAAGCTGGCGCGCGTCACCTCCGGCATGCGGTTCAATGCCAACGCCGTGTTGAAGGACCTGTGGGGGCTCCAGAAGGTGCAGAACAGCGGTTTCCTGTTCATCGGCAACAACCCACAGCTCTCCCGGCTGATGGGCTTCGACCGGCTGCTCTCGCTGCAGGTGCTGACCGTGGAGAACAACGCGAGCCTCACCGACCTGTCGGACCTCGCCCTCCTCCAATCGGTGGAGGAGCTGTTTGTGCTCTCCAATGAGAACCTGCTGCGCCTGGACCTGAATGCCCTGGAGAGCGTCACCCGCCTCTTCACCGTCACGGAGAACCCCCGGCTCCCCACCTGCCTGGCCGTGTCGCTCGCCGCACGGGTCAACACGGGCGGCGCGCCCGAGATTCGCGGCAACGACAGCTCATCTCCCTGCGATTGA
- a CDS encoding transcriptional regulator: MANKWDKQLMDFLKRTGDELKRTTDDLRGEAERLLKEVKDPQNQAKVKEGLEQLRTWAASTSKVAAEKIEVAVRQVEGAVERAFTSEEGGERTPPSRPAKAPAEPAAEAKAPKASASRPAAKKAGEKSIGRKKPAAKGAATKTAKKAVSGSKKTIGRPKKPAAKTTAGA; this comes from the coding sequence ATGGCCAACAAGTGGGACAAGCAGCTGATGGACTTCCTCAAGCGCACCGGTGACGAGCTCAAGCGCACCACCGATGACCTGCGCGGCGAGGCTGAGCGCCTCCTCAAGGAAGTGAAGGACCCTCAGAACCAGGCCAAGGTGAAGGAAGGCCTGGAGCAGCTTCGCACCTGGGCCGCCAGCACCAGCAAGGTGGCGGCGGAGAAGATCGAAGTCGCTGTGCGTCAGGTCGAGGGCGCCGTCGAGCGCGCCTTCACGAGCGAGGAGGGCGGCGAGCGTACCCCTCCTTCGCGTCCCGCCAAGGCGCCAGCCGAGCCCGCAGCCGAGGCCAAGGCCCCCAAGGCCAGCGCCTCCCGCCCGGCCGCGAAGAAGGCCGGGGAAAAGTCCATTGGCCGCAAGAAGCCCGCCGCCAAGGGCGCCGCCACGAAGACGGCGAAGAAGGCTGTTTCGGGTTCCAAGAAGACGATTGGCCGGCCCAAGAAGCCCGCCGCCAAGACCACCGCCGGAGCGTGA
- a CDS encoding lamin tail domain-containing protein — protein MPFFRMAGMLAVLTLLCACSEGRGPSGAPRLPAVELSPTTVGLAYEAMFTASGGEPPLRYTVSPPPAGFSFYTGEGRLLGPGTEAGDFSITVTVRDADGLENVRTYALKIYPRPEVTSDGLPAATEGDSYEHVLVATGGRPPLQWELVAGSLPTGIALSPEGLLTGQAQGQGTYPITLRVHDAHGAEAEVQLGLEVVGPGQTPDGGGPDGSFPLSVGNWNIEWFGDPLYGPNDEPLQLANVQAVIADAGVDFWGLAEIVSTAQFNELKARLPGYDGFLADDSSRVSSGTSYYSANEQKVGVLFKSDVVQVLRADVVLLNHDYDFGGRPPLRVDLRIQRGGASVDVTALVIHMKALAGADDYARRLSASGWIKDYMDLRLPTQRAMVVGDWNDDVDVSMATNPSTGLKYESPYRNFVSDSANYRFTTQALSEAGIGSTASRSTFIDHQLVTNEMWTSYVPNSTQVLRPNITGYRNNTSDHYPIISRFNFGNAGGGGTGTGGTQYKVFINEYLPQSHNKPGTTTPDYDQQFVELVNTGTTAVDLGGWKIHDASSYAGEDDTRHIFPAGTMIQPGKSYVVYSGPTAVPAGVTNATAASGGGLYFNRGVNTGSSGDTVFLVRPDNSVQDSAGYQDTEVGISYNRSPDGSSTGTWVPHTQLSPGVEASPGRRVNGTAF, from the coding sequence ATGCCGTTTTTCCGAATGGCGGGGATGCTCGCCGTCCTCACCCTGCTGTGTGCCTGCTCCGAGGGACGTGGACCCTCGGGAGCGCCCCGTCTGCCCGCGGTCGAGCTGTCTCCGACGACGGTGGGCCTTGCCTACGAAGCCATGTTCACCGCGTCCGGGGGCGAGCCGCCCCTGCGCTACACGGTGTCACCACCGCCGGCGGGCTTCTCCTTCTATACGGGAGAGGGGCGGCTGCTGGGCCCGGGCACCGAGGCCGGTGACTTCTCCATCACCGTGACGGTGCGGGACGCGGACGGCCTGGAGAACGTGCGCACGTACGCGCTGAAAATCTATCCACGCCCCGAGGTCACCAGTGACGGGCTCCCCGCCGCCACGGAGGGGGACAGCTACGAGCACGTCCTGGTTGCCACCGGCGGGCGCCCTCCCCTTCAGTGGGAGCTGGTGGCGGGCTCGCTGCCCACGGGCATCGCGTTGAGCCCCGAGGGATTGCTGACGGGGCAGGCCCAGGGACAGGGGACCTATCCCATCACCCTGCGGGTCCATGACGCCCACGGCGCCGAGGCCGAGGTCCAGCTGGGGTTGGAGGTGGTGGGTCCCGGGCAGACGCCGGACGGGGGCGGGCCGGATGGGAGCTTCCCGCTGTCGGTGGGGAACTGGAACATCGAGTGGTTCGGGGACCCGCTCTATGGGCCCAACGACGAGCCGTTGCAGTTGGCCAATGTCCAGGCCGTCATCGCCGACGCGGGTGTGGACTTCTGGGGACTGGCGGAGATTGTCAGCACGGCGCAGTTCAACGAGCTGAAGGCGCGGCTGCCGGGCTACGACGGCTTCCTGGCGGATGACAGCTCCCGGGTGTCGTCGGGAACGAGCTACTACTCGGCCAATGAGCAGAAGGTGGGCGTGCTGTTCAAGTCGGACGTGGTGCAGGTGCTGCGGGCGGACGTGGTGCTGCTGAACCACGACTACGACTTCGGCGGGCGCCCGCCGCTGCGAGTGGACCTGCGCATCCAGCGCGGTGGTGCCAGCGTGGACGTGACGGCGTTGGTCATCCACATGAAGGCGCTCGCCGGTGCCGACGACTACGCGCGGCGCCTGTCGGCCTCCGGGTGGATCAAGGACTACATGGACCTCCGCCTGCCCACGCAGCGGGCCATGGTGGTGGGTGACTGGAATGACGACGTGGACGTGTCCATGGCGACCAATCCCAGCACCGGGCTGAAATATGAATCGCCGTACCGTAACTTCGTGAGCGACTCGGCCAACTACCGGTTCACCACCCAGGCCCTGTCCGAGGCGGGCATTGGCAGCACGGCGAGCCGCAGCACGTTCATCGACCATCAGCTCGTCACCAACGAGATGTGGACCAGCTACGTCCCCAACTCGACCCAGGTGCTGCGGCCGAACATCACGGGCTACCGGAACAACACGTCCGACCACTACCCCATCATCAGCCGCTTCAACTTCGGGAATGCAGGCGGCGGGGGAACGGGGACGGGCGGGACGCAGTACAAGGTGTTCATCAACGAGTACCTGCCGCAGTCGCACAACAAGCCAGGCACCACGACGCCGGATTATGACCAGCAGTTCGTCGAGCTGGTGAACACCGGCACCACGGCGGTGGACCTGGGCGGCTGGAAGATTCACGACGCCAGCTCCTACGCGGGCGAAGACGACACGCGGCACATATTCCCTGCGGGGACGATGATTCAGCCGGGCAAGTCGTACGTCGTGTACTCGGGGCCGACGGCGGTGCCTGCGGGCGTGACGAACGCCACGGCAGCCTCGGGAGGCGGGCTGTATTTCAACCGGGGCGTCAACACGGGCAGCAGCGGAGACACCGTGTTCCTGGTGCGGCCGGACAACAGTGTGCAGGACAGCGCGGGTTATCAGGACACAGAGGTGGGCATCTCCTACAACCGGAGCCCGGACGGGAGCTCCACCGGGACCTGGGTGCCGCATACGCAGCTGTCACCCGGAGTTGAAGCTTCGCCTGGGCGGCGGGTGAACGGCACGGCGTTCTGA